Proteins encoded within one genomic window of Flavobacterium sp. NG2:
- the ilvC gene encoding ketol-acid reductoisomerase, protein MANYFNSLPLRLQLEQLGVCEFMDKSEFTDGITALKGKKVVIVGCGAQGLNQGLNMRDSGLDISYALRAEAIAEKRASYKNAADNGFKVGTYEELIPTADLVCNLTPDKQHTAVVNAIMPLMKQGATLAYSHGFNIVEEGMQIRKDLTVIMCAPKCPGSEVREEYKRGFGVPTLIAVHPENDPNGVGLAQAKAYAVATGGDRAGVLRSSFVAEVKSDLMGEQTILCGLLQTGSILCFDKMVAEGVDAGYASKLIQYGWETITEGLKYGGITNMMDRLSNPAKIEAFKVSEELKDIMRPLFQKHMDDIISGHFSKTMMEDWANDDKNLLAWRAATGETNFEKTPAGDVQISEQEYYDNGTLMVAMVKAGVELAFEAMTDSGIIEESAYYESLHETPLIANTIARKKLFEMNRVISDTAEYGCYLFDHACKPLIADYVKNAPSNLVGRPFNDGANGVDNKELIEVNAIIRNHPVEEVGAWLRESMTAMKKIV, encoded by the coding sequence ATGGCAAATTACTTCAATTCATTACCACTTAGATTACAGTTAGAACAATTAGGCGTATGCGAATTCATGGATAAATCTGAATTCACAGACGGAATCACTGCTTTAAAAGGGAAAAAAGTAGTTATCGTAGGTTGTGGAGCTCAAGGTTTGAACCAAGGTTTAAACATGAGAGATTCAGGTTTAGATATTTCTTATGCTTTGCGTGCTGAAGCTATCGCTGAAAAGAGAGCTTCTTACAAAAACGCTGCTGATAACGGTTTCAAAGTGGGTACTTATGAAGAATTAATCCCAACTGCTGATTTAGTATGTAACTTAACTCCAGACAAACAACATACAGCTGTAGTTAACGCTATCATGCCTTTGATGAAACAAGGAGCTACTTTAGCTTATTCTCACGGTTTCAACATCGTTGAGGAAGGAATGCAAATCCGTAAAGACTTAACAGTTATTATGTGTGCTCCTAAATGTCCAGGTTCTGAAGTACGTGAAGAGTACAAAAGAGGATTTGGAGTACCAACATTAATCGCAGTTCACCCAGAGAACGACCCTAATGGTGTAGGTTTAGCTCAAGCTAAAGCGTATGCTGTTGCAACAGGAGGAGATAGAGCAGGAGTATTGCGTTCTTCTTTCGTAGCAGAAGTAAAATCTGATTTAATGGGAGAGCAAACTATCCTTTGTGGATTGTTACAAACAGGTTCTATCTTGTGTTTCGACAAAATGGTAGCTGAAGGTGTTGATGCTGGATATGCTTCTAAATTAATCCAATACGGATGGGAAACAATCACTGAAGGTTTGAAATACGGTGGAATCACTAACATGATGGACAGATTGTCTAACCCAGCTAAAATCGAAGCATTCAAAGTTTCTGAAGAATTAAAAGACATTATGCGTCCGTTGTTTCAAAAACACATGGATGATATCATCTCTGGACACTTCTCTAAAACAATGATGGAAGACTGGGCTAATGATGACAAAAACTTATTAGCTTGGAGAGCAGCTACAGGTGAAACTAACTTCGAGAAAACACCAGCTGGTGATGTTCAAATCTCTGAGCAAGAATACTATGACAACGGTACTTTAATGGTTGCTATGGTTAAAGCGGGAGTAGAGTTGGCTTTTGAAGCAATGACTGATTCAGGAATCATTGAAGAGTCGGCTTACTACGAGTCATTACACGAAACGCCACTTATTGCTAACACTATTGCAAGAAAGAAATTGTTCGAAATGAACCGTGTAATCTCTGATACAGCTGAGTACGGATGTTATTTGTTTGACCACGCTTGTAAGCCATTAATCGCTGACTACGTGAAAAACGCACCATCTAACTTAGTAGGTCGTCCATTCAACGATGGCGCTAACGGTGTTGACAACAAAGAATTAATCGAAGTAAACGCAATCATCCGTAACCACCCAGTTGAAGAAGTAGGAGCTT
- the ilvN gene encoding acetolactate synthase small subunit, protein MENKTFTISVYSENNVGLLNRISGIFLKRHINILSLNVSESEIENVSRFIIVVDTTEKWVQNIVGQIEKQIEVIKAFYHVDEETIYLENALFKIESSLLFDERQIQNIIKESNSEIVTVSRKFFVISKSGRRSEIEELHEKLKPFGIMQFVRSGRISVSKEPMEISTLLQELNINKY, encoded by the coding sequence ATGGAAAATAAAACATTCACGATTTCTGTGTATTCAGAAAATAACGTAGGTTTGCTGAATAGAATTTCGGGTATATTCCTGAAACGACATATTAATATATTGAGTTTAAATGTTTCTGAATCAGAGATTGAAAACGTTTCTAGATTTATCATTGTAGTGGACACTACGGAGAAATGGGTTCAGAATATTGTAGGCCAAATCGAAAAGCAAATCGAAGTCATCAAAGCATTTTATCATGTAGACGAGGAAACGATTTATTTAGAAAATGCTTTGTTTAAAATCGAATCAAGTTTGTTATTTGACGAAAGACAGATTCAAAACATTATTAAAGAAAGCAATTCAGAGATTGTTACAGTTTCTAGAAAATTCTTTGTGATTTCAAAATCAGGAAGACGTTCAGAAATAGAAGAATTACACGAAAAATTAAAACCTTTTGGAATCATGCAGTTTGTTCGTTCAGGACGAATCTCAGTTTCAAAAGAACCAATGGAAATATCAACGTTATTACAAGAATTAAATATAAATAAATATTAA